The following nucleotide sequence is from Leptolyngbya sp. SIO1E4.
CAAATCAACAATTACTCTATGTTCAGAGCCACCATTCTTGCCGCTAAGCTTTCCTTCCCCTCTGGCCGCGTAGAGCACCAAGGCATGAGACAGATCGTCAGACGAGCTACCTGGCAATCCCTTCACCTTTCTGACTCGAACTCCCAGTTTCTGTTCTCGAATTTCCTTAGCCCCAGGAAACTCATACTTAATCCATCGCTGGATGGTTCTGCGAGAAACGCCAGCAGCCTCAGCCAAACGAGAAACGTTTGACTCACCAGACTCATAGGCAGCAACGACCTCCAACTTGGTTAATGGTTTTGTTCGTAGCTTTTTTCTGCTCATTAGTCAGTTTCTGTTTATCAGTGAAATCTAAGTCGTAAGTATTGCCGGGCTTTGCCCGACCAACTCTTCAATCAGCCCATCTTCACCAAACTCTGCCAGCAGGTCAGCAATCATCGGCGCGTCGTGGTCAACGTAGATAAGGGCCAGATCTGGGCGCAGCTGTCGAATCAATTCAGCCAGGATGCGAGCCAAGCGATCGATGTCGTCTCGCAGTTCATCGGGCTCTGTTGCCTGGCTTTCTAAGGCTTCTAGGGCAGCGTCATAGTTCATAACTCGCCTCTCCAGGGCTGCAGTAATTGGGTTGCATCAAGGCCATAGAGCAACGAGATCGCGCTGAGTTCATTCGCATCGCAGAAGGTGACATTGACCTTGAAAAGAAAAGGTTTAATTCGGTGCTCTGTGAGGGGAGCCGGTTCCCAAAGGCTAAGTCGCCATCGTCCCGGCCCCACGGATGTGATGCACGCCTGTAGAGAAACTGAAGTCACAACAGGCATGGGCTTTCTCCTCACCTACAGGCATCAGCAACATTGGTCTTGGCGCGTTCCAGCAAAAACCGAAACGCGGCGGATTCATCCTCTTTAGGCCATACGGTTCGGATTAGCTCTGCACCTTGATAGAGGCGACAGAACAATGCCTTTTCTTCGTCCTGGCTGGCTTGAGGGCAAACCGTAATGGGGGATTGCAATTGCTCTGGGGTCAGGGCTGCCAGGGCTAGAATCAACCCCTTCGAGAACACAGACGTGGCACCCGCTTCCAAAACAAACGAGCGATTGTGACACTCCAGCACCAGTTGCAGGTGATAGGTGGGTTTGTTTTTGTACTCACCCTGCGTAATGCGCAGCTCACGGGCATAGCCGGTGATGGCCTCGTAAGCGATCGGTTCTGCCCCCTCAGGGCCATTCCAGAAATACCAGAGGCATTCTTCACGACGTTTGCAATGAATCGTGCGGGTTACTGGGGCAGGGCCAAAGCCAAGTTGCGATCGCGCTTCGAGTTTATTGAGACGCTCTAGTAGCTGGTTGAGGGTGTAGTGATCCGTGGTGGCCATCGCTAGTCGTCCCCCAACAACGAATAGGGCATGAGGCTGGCGATGTAGAGCATTTCGTGGCGAAACATTGCCCAGGCGAGGGGATGGCTGACATCGAGTTCATGCTTTAAAGCCCAGCCACGATAGGGCTTTCGGTAGCCAACCTCCAGCCCTGCAACCATATCAAGGGGGATCAGGTCATCATGCGTCATCATCCATTCCCTCGATGTTGGATTCTTCAACAATCTCAGCCTCAAAACACTTGCCTACCAGGTCTTCTAGGGGCTTACCGATACCAGCTTCGTGGCGGATCTCATATTGCCAGCCACAGGTACCAAACCCTTCCGCCAGAGCAACAGCCGGGCTGATATACCCCATGCCGGTGATGACGCCCTCAGCAGGTTTAGGTTTAGCGGTATAGCGAACCCACTGAAACAGTTGATATTTTGGGGTTGGGACATCCCCAGGTAGCGCGATGGAAAAAAGTTGCATGTCACACAGTCCTCTGTAGCGGTCACATCAATGAAGCGAGGAGAAAAGAAATGGCGACTGTCACCACAGCCGCCTGAATCAGCCAACTCATCAGCTTTCGTCAGCAACGAGCTGATAGCTTTCGCCCCAACAGAGCATCGGTTGATTTGTCCGAGTGCCAATGGGAATGCGCCGTGCAGCCATATCCTGTTGCCGCCAGCGGTAGCCCGCCATGTAGGTCTCACTGCGCGGATAGCGAGGCGGATCACCAAAGTAGGCATCGGATGCTGCTAAGCAGCGCAGCTCTTTGCGGTCATAGAGGAAATCCAGTAGATCCTCGTCAGTCAGAATCGATCCGGTTTGGCTGGATGGGGCAGCCGTCGTAGGGGTAAGGACGGCGATCGGGGGAGCTTCGGTTAACATATGGTCAAATCCTTAGCTAAGGGTTTGCAGGGAGGCGTTGCTGGTCTTTGGACGGAGTGGCAGCGCCTCTTTTGGTTGGTAGATGCCCGCTTTAAGCAGCCACTTGCACTCCAAAATCAACGTGGATGACAGTGCGATCGACGATGCCGAGTCGCTCTGCCAGATAAACCACATCGGCTTTACGGCGTAGGTCAAGGCCATTAGCGAGATGGCAGACCTGGCGCAGCTTTTTGGAGCGATACCCTTTGCTGCAATGAAGCACACCGCAGCGCTCGTAAATCGCTTGGCGAAGCTGATTGATAGGGCTGTTAGAGGTGAGTTTCATAGCAGTGAGGTGGGTTGCTTTTGCTTATCTGTTAATACATTAGCGTCAGACGCTAATGTAGTCAAGCGTTAAGTGTTTACTTATTAGCGTCTTAAGTTAATATGTATGCGTACAGCGTTAAAGGGGGATAATGATGGATGCAGACATTAGGCATTCCTTGATGCTTCGCTGGCGATTAAACGAAGTTATGGCGCGGTTGCGTATCACCAACCAAGAATTGGGTGAGGCAATGGGTCGCCATGAGGTCTCCATCAGTCGCATGCGAAGCACAGACAGCATGCCTCGCCTAGATGGTGAGGCGTTAAATTTGCTCTGCAACGCCCTGACAGCGATCTCAAGGGATCGTGGTGTTATTGGGATG
It contains:
- a CDS encoding XRE family transcriptional regulator, translating into MLRWRLNEVMARLRITNQELGEAMGRHEVSISRMRSTDSMPRLDGEALNLLCNALTAISRDRGVIGMIGPNDLFEYVPDDDLARASTDINPSVNEVGQSEAGGQSTNDFVSLTFNEAA